One Indicator indicator isolate 239-I01 chromosome 9, UM_Iind_1.1, whole genome shotgun sequence genomic window carries:
- the GDF7 gene encoding growth/differentiation factor 7 has product MRLRVVAAALCLCLLGACRLRRGLEAAAVRGPSAAAPQRPSAAAPSSSSASSSSSASPFSSPTRRDGAFRNGTVVPHHYMVALYQRLASRRSPGRRADTVTGFAERARSDASTSAPEQQYFFDISSLPEAEEVTGAELRILRALPENRSLALSREGTFHHLLLSTCPSQDGEEPQLLESRAADILDASSSRWEVFDVWEALRDWRERSLSGKLLCFLLRIVSDQSGRLLPPRQLGFSKPQPQPHERALLVAFSRTQRKENLFKEIRDKIKALGSPHFLEPPDPGQEVYSKRRKRRTTIAARSGSRGHGKKAKTRCSRKPLHVNFKELGWDDWIIAPLDYEAYHCEGVCDFPLRSHLEPTNHAIIQTLMNSMDPESTPPSCCVPSKLSPISILYIDSGNNVVYKQYEDMVVETCGCR; this is encoded by the exons ATGCGCCTCCGCGTCGTCGCTGCCGCCCtttgcctctgcctgctgggagcCTGCCGCCTCCGCCGAGGGCTAGAGGCTGCCGCCGTGCGAGGCCCGTCGGCGGCCGCTCCCCAGCGACCCTCGGCAGCCgcgccttcctcctcctccgcctcctcctcctcctccgcctcccccttctcctccccgaCGCGGAGGGACGGGGCTTTCCGCAACGGCACCGTGGTGCCGCACCACTACATGGTGGCCCTCTACCAGCGCTTGGCCTCCCGCCGCAGCCCCGGCCGCCGCGCCGACACGGTGACGGGCTTCGCGGAGCGGGCGCGCAGCG ATGCCTCCACGTCTGCCCCAGAGCAGCAATACTTCTTCGACATCTCCAGCCTACCCGAGGCAGAGGAGGTGACGGGTGCGGAGCTAAGGATCCTGCGTGCCCTCCCGGAAAATCGGAGCTTGGCCCTCTCCCGTGAAGGcaccttccaccacctcctcctctccacctgCCCAAGTCAGGATGGCGAGGAGCCCCAACTGCTGGAATCCAGGGCTGCAGACATTTTGGATGCAAGCTCCTCCAGATGGGAGGTGTTTGATGTCTGGGAAGCACTTCGGGACTGGAGGGAGAGATCTCTCTCGGGTAAGCTGCTATGCTTCCTGCTACGGATTGTCTCAGACCAGTCGGGGCGGCTCCTACCCCCCCGGCAGCTGGGGTTCAGCAAgcctcagccacagcctcatGAGCGAGCCCTGCTTGTGGCCTTTTCCCGCACACAGAGGAAGGAGAACTTGTTCAAGGAGATCCGGGATAAGatcaaggctctgggcagcccccatttcctggagccccctgaTCCCGGCCAGGAGGTGTACTCCAAGCGGAGGAAGAGACGGACCACTATTGCTGCCCGGTCTGGCAGCAGAGGCCATGGGAAGAAGGCGAAGACTCGCTGCAGCAGGAAGCCCCTGCATGTGAACTtcaaggagctgggctgggacgACTGGATAATTGCACCCCTGGATTATGAGGCATATCATTGTGAGGGGGTCTGTGACTTCCCTCTGCGCTCCCACCTAGAGCCCACCAACCATGCCATTATCCAGACCCTGATGAACTCCATGGACCCAGAGTCCACACCCCCCAGCTGCTGCGTGCCCTCCAAGCTTAGTCCCATCAGCATCCTCTACATAGACTCTGGAAACAATGTAGTTTACAAACAGTATGAGGACATGGTCGTGGAGACCTGTGGCTGCAGGTAG